One window of the Methanocaldococcus vulcanius M7 genome contains the following:
- the pgi gene encoding glucose-6-phosphate isomerase produces the protein MTKNNKKILRGEKMLNYYYENALKVGEIKLKDVENVNFTNAYSNLMEKLENGDVGFREVIYEEDIEKYESLRGFKNVVVIGMGGSILGTVAIYRAISPFENGAYFIDNSDPEKTLSLLKNLDLNESIIYVISKSGNTLETLVNYYLIKKRIEKINNFKGKIVFITNGGKLKREAEKNNYPIYSIPENVPGRFSVFTSVGLAPLYSLGVNISEILEGAREMDKTCQNDDIFENPALLNGVIHYLYDNLGKDISVIMSYVESLKYFGGWYKQLIGESLGKNGYGITPLLSIGAKDQHSLLQLYIDGKKDKVITFMIAEKYRLDENIAFEDVNDEEIVCKYSDIIKSQQKATEISLTNNGVPNVRITIDEVNEKTMGALLYMYEMQVGFMGELYNINAYNQPAVEEEKRICWDLIKSSKKQI, from the coding sequence ATAACTAAAAATAATAAAAAGATACTTAGGGGAGAAAAGATGCTAAATTACTACTATGAAAATGCTTTAAAGGTTGGAGAGATAAAACTAAAAGACGTAGAAAATGTTAACTTCACGAATGCATATTCCAATCTAATGGAAAAATTGGAAAACGGAGACGTTGGATTTAGAGAAGTTATCTATGAAGAAGATATAGAAAAATACGAATCACTAAGAGGGTTTAAAAACGTTGTTGTTATAGGAATGGGAGGATCTATACTTGGAACTGTGGCAATATACAGGGCAATATCTCCATTTGAGAATGGTGCATACTTTATAGATAACAGCGACCCTGAAAAAACCCTCTCCCTACTTAAAAATTTAGATCTAAACGAATCAATAATATATGTGATCAGCAAGTCAGGAAATACTCTCGAAACGCTTGTAAACTACTACCTTATAAAAAAGAGGATTGAAAAAATAAATAACTTTAAAGGAAAAATCGTATTTATCACAAATGGAGGAAAATTAAAAAGAGAAGCTGAAAAAAATAATTATCCGATATATTCAATCCCCGAAAACGTTCCTGGGAGATTTTCGGTCTTTACATCTGTTGGATTAGCCCCACTCTATTCATTAGGAGTTAATATATCTGAAATATTGGAAGGAGCAAGAGAAATGGATAAAACATGCCAAAATGATGATATATTCGAAAATCCTGCACTTTTAAATGGTGTTATTCACTATCTCTACGATAACTTAGGAAAGGATATATCTGTGATTATGAGTTATGTGGAAAGTTTGAAATACTTTGGAGGGTGGTATAAACAACTTATTGGAGAAAGTTTAGGAAAAAACGGATATGGAATAACGCCTCTCCTATCAATAGGGGCAAAAGATCAACACTCTCTATTACAACTATACATCGACGGAAAAAAAGATAAAGTAATCACATTTATGATTGCTGAAAAATATAGATTGGACGAAAATATCGCTTTTGAAGATGTAAATGATGAAGAAATTGTTTGTAAATACTCAGATATAATAAAAAGCCAGCAAAAAGCTACGGAAATATCTTTAACCAACAATGGAGTCCCAAATGTTAGAATAACAATCGATGAGGTAAATGAGAAAACAATGGGGGCTCTTCTATATATGTATGAAATGCAAGTTGGATTTATGGGGGAACTTTATAATATAAATGCCTACAATCAACCAGCAGTTGAAGAAGAAAAAAGAATATGCTGGGATTTAATAAAAAGTAGTAAAAAGCAAATCTAA
- the pfkC gene encoding ADP-specific phosphofructokinase — translation MNIEKFLKTIKETKLFTAYNTNVDAVKYLKDEDVQRLVDMFDHNEIIERMESYPRIIKDPLDFVARLVYSIKTGKPAEVPMKEDENLQRWFDSIKYDEERMGGQAGIVSNLMATLQINRIIVYTPLLSKKQAEMFVDYDNLLYPVVEDEKLVLKKVREAYKNDPTKINRIFEFKKGLKFILNGEKIVAKQSTRFIVASRPENLRIEIKDDVRKFLPDIGEMVDCAFLSGYQAIKEKYNDGKTAEYYFKKARDDIKLLIKRNKNIKVHLEFASIPNINIRKMVVDYILSSVDSVGMDETEIANVLHILGFEEMSEKILKNSFVEDVIEGAKILLEKFKNLEVVQIHTIYYILFVCREDNPLSNEELEECLEFATILASSRAKLGNIRNIEDLKEGLTVDHNKYGDLLKKIAKEHSNGYKVVLSPSRYVETPKSTVGLGDTISSGAFLYYVSLLNKKEKKNEREDGRD, via the coding sequence ATGAATATTGAGAAATTTCTAAAAACCATAAAAGAAACCAAGTTATTTACCGCTTATAACACAAACGTAGATGCTGTGAAATACTTAAAAGATGAAGATGTTCAAAGATTGGTAGATATGTTTGATCACAATGAAATAATAGAGAGAATGGAAAGTTATCCTCGAATAATTAAAGATCCGCTTGATTTCGTTGCAAGATTAGTTTATAGTATAAAGACCGGAAAACCGGCAGAGGTTCCAATGAAAGAAGATGAAAACCTTCAAAGATGGTTTGATAGCATAAAGTATGATGAGGAGAGAATGGGAGGGCAGGCAGGCATCGTATCTAACCTAATGGCAACACTTCAAATTAATAGAATAATAGTGTATACCCCTCTTTTATCAAAAAAACAGGCAGAAATGTTCGTTGATTATGATAATTTACTCTATCCTGTTGTAGAAGATGAAAAGTTAGTGTTAAAAAAGGTTAGAGAAGCATATAAAAACGATCCAACAAAAATAAACCGAATATTCGAATTTAAAAAGGGATTGAAATTTATATTAAACGGAGAGAAAATCGTGGCAAAGCAATCAACACGATTTATAGTTGCTTCAAGACCTGAAAATTTAAGAATAGAAATAAAAGACGATGTAAGAAAGTTCCTGCCTGATATTGGAGAGATGGTTGATTGTGCATTTTTATCAGGGTATCAGGCAATTAAAGAAAAATACAATGATGGAAAAACAGCAGAATATTACTTTAAAAAAGCCAGAGATGATATTAAATTATTAATAAAAAGGAATAAAAATATAAAAGTTCACTTGGAATTTGCGTCCATACCAAACATAAATATAAGAAAAATGGTTGTAGATTATATCCTAAGTAGTGTAGATAGCGTTGGAATGGACGAGACAGAGATAGCTAATGTATTACATATCTTAGGATTTGAGGAGATGAGCGAAAAGATATTAAAAAACAGTTTTGTGGAAGATGTTATAGAGGGAGCAAAAATTTTACTTGAAAAATTTAAAAATTTGGAAGTGGTTCAAATACATACAATATACTACATACTTTTTGTTTGTAGAGAAGATAATCCATTAAGTAATGAAGAATTAGAAGAATGCTTAGAATTTGCGACGATCTTAGCATCAAGCAGAGCAAAACTTGGAAATATAAGAAATATTGAAGATCTTAAAGAGGGTTTAACAGTTGATCATAACAAATATGGAGATCTATTGAAAAAAATAGCAAAAGAGCATAGTAATGGATATAAGGTAGTTTTATCTCCATCAAGATATGTAGAAACTCCAAAATCAACCGTTGGATTAGGGGATACAATTTCCAGCGGGGCATTTTTATATTACGTCTCTCTTCTCAATAAAAAAGAAAAGAAAAATGAGAGAGAGGATGGTAGAGATTAG
- the arfB gene encoding 2-amino-5-formylamino-6-ribosylaminopyrimidin-4(3H)-one 5'-monophosphate deformylase, translated as MVEIRLSSGKILNKKVHKIGVIALGSFLENHGAVLPIDTDIKIASYIALNASILTGAKFLGVVIPSTEYEYVKHGIHNKVDEILDYLRFMINWGKKIGVEEIIIVNCHGGNVLIEEHLKNLEKELDVSIEMINITFTHASTEEVSVGEVIGISDVKRLEEHTNFEKYPEVGMVGLKEARRNNPIIDQEAKEVETSGVKVDRELGRSILKNAIEKVVKKIEEKIAKK; from the coding sequence ATGGTAGAGATTAGATTATCCTCAGGGAAGATACTAAACAAAAAAGTCCATAAAATTGGTGTTATTGCTCTTGGATCCTTTTTAGAGAATCATGGGGCAGTTTTACCAATAGATACAGATATAAAAATCGCTTCTTACATAGCATTAAATGCATCGATCTTAACAGGAGCCAAATTTTTAGGCGTGGTTATTCCTTCAACTGAATATGAATATGTCAAACATGGAATACACAACAAAGTTGATGAGATTCTCGATTATCTAAGATTTATGATTAATTGGGGAAAGAAAATTGGCGTTGAAGAGATTATCATAGTTAACTGCCATGGAGGAAATGTTTTAATAGAGGAGCATTTAAAAAACTTGGAAAAAGAGTTAGATGTAAGTATTGAGATGATAAATATAACCTTTACCCATGCATCAACAGAAGAGGTCTCGGTTGGAGAAGTTATAGGGATTTCAGATGTTAAAAGGTTAGAAGAACATACAAATTTTGAGAAGTATCCAGAAGTTGGAATGGTTGGTTTAAAAGAAGCGAGAAGAAATAACCCAATTATTGATCAAGAAGCTAAGGAAGTTGAGACATCTGGTGTTAAAGTAGATAGAGAACTTGGAAGATCTATTTTAAAAAATGCCATAGAAAAGGTTGTAAAAAAGATTGAAGAAAAAATAGCCAAAAAATAG
- a CDS encoding FumA C-terminus/TtdB family hydratase beta subunit, with amino-acid sequence MEYRIKNMRKSDVKKLKVGDVIYLSGKIYTARDEAHLKIIEMVKNNEELPFDLKEGIIYHAGPIMRKCGDKWTCVSIGPTTSARMNNIEEEFIKLTGISAIVGKGGMKSELLKTFKEFDVVYLSAPGGCAALLANCIKEVVNVYFLEELGMPEAVWELEVENFGPLIVSMDAHGRSVYENVNKIVMENLKHILSEI; translated from the coding sequence TTGGAATATCGGATAAAAAATATGAGAAAGAGTGATGTAAAAAAGTTAAAAGTTGGAGATGTAATTTATTTAAGTGGAAAAATATACACAGCCCGTGATGAAGCCCATTTAAAAATAATTGAAATGGTAAAAAATAATGAGGAATTACCATTTGATTTGAAAGAAGGAATAATATATCACGCAGGGCCAATAATGCGAAAATGTGGAGATAAATGGACTTGTGTTTCAATAGGACCAACAACATCTGCAAGAATGAACAACATTGAAGAGGAGTTTATTAAATTAACTGGTATCTCCGCGATAGTAGGTAAGGGAGGAATGAAATCAGAGTTATTAAAGACATTTAAAGAGTTTGATGTTGTTTATTTATCTGCTCCAGGAGGGTGTGCAGCTCTGCTCGCAAATTGTATAAAAGAAGTGGTTAATGTTTATTTTTTAGAGGAATTGGGAATGCCCGAGGCAGTTTGGGAATTGGAAGTTGAAAATTTTGGTCCACTAATCGTATCTATGGATGCTCATGGACGTAGTGTTTATGAAAATGTTAACAAAATAGTAATGGAAAATTTAAAACATATTCTTTCTGAAATTTAG
- a CDS encoding DUF167 family protein — MIETIIKERKDGILIDIDVQANAKRNEIAGINEWRKRLSVKIKAPAIEGKANKEIIKFFGNLFKKDVEIILGKTSSQKTILILGAKKGYVEEILKKELEKTK, encoded by the coding sequence ATGATAGAGACGATTATTAAAGAGAGAAAGGATGGGATTTTAATAGATATTGATGTCCAAGCAAATGCAAAACGAAATGAAATAGCGGGCATAAACGAATGGAGAAAACGGCTTTCAGTAAAAATAAAAGCTCCTGCAATTGAAGGAAAAGCTAACAAAGAGATAATTAAATTTTTTGGAAACCTCTTTAAAAAAGATGTAGAAATAATACTCGGAAAGACAAGTTCACAAAAAACAATTTTAATTTTAGGAGCAAAAAAAGGATATGTTGAAGAAATCTTAAAAAAAGAACTCGAAAAAACCAAATAA
- the tes gene encoding tetraether lipid synthase Tes, whose product MEKKTLSLCPTCLKRIPATIVEEDGKIIIKKTCPEHGEFKDIYWGDANLYKKFEKYEFVGKISITNTKIKNGCPLDCGLCPNHKSTTILANIDITNRCNLNCPICFANANKSGKVYEPSFEEIKRMMENLRREIPPTPAIQFAGGEPTVRGDLPELIKLANEMGFLHIQLATNGIKLKNINYLKKLKEAGLSTIYLQFDGLSERPYLIARGKNLLPIKQKVIENCKKVGFDSVVLVPTLVRGVNDGEVGDIIRYAAENVNVIRGINFQPVSFTGRVDEKTLLEGRITIPDFIKLVEEQTGGDISEEDFYPVPSVAPISVLVEKLTGEKKPTLSAHQHCGTSTYVFVDEDGKLIPLTRFIDVEGFLELIKEKIEELGRSKMHDVRVLGEIAIKLPSLIDLNKAPKSVNIKKIIDLILSVLKSDYDALAELHYHMLMISCMHFMDPYNFDVRRVQRCCIHYATPDNRIIPFCSYNTLHRQEVEDKFSIPLEEWKKIHRIGGDDDRDDY is encoded by the coding sequence ATGGAGAAAAAAACATTATCTCTTTGCCCCACATGTTTAAAAAGAATACCCGCAACAATAGTGGAGGAAGATGGCAAGATAATAATTAAAAAAACATGTCCTGAGCATGGGGAGTTTAAAGATATATACTGGGGAGATGCAAACCTATACAAAAAATTTGAAAAATACGAATTTGTGGGAAAAATCTCAATAACCAACACAAAAATAAAAAATGGATGTCCTCTCGATTGTGGTCTTTGCCCTAATCACAAATCAACAACCATACTCGCAAATATAGATATAACAAACAGATGTAATCTAAACTGCCCCATATGCTTTGCAAATGCCAATAAATCAGGAAAAGTTTATGAGCCATCTTTTGAAGAAATAAAAAGAATGATGGAAAATTTAAGAAGGGAAATTCCACCAACTCCTGCGATACAGTTTGCAGGAGGAGAACCAACGGTTAGAGGAGATCTTCCTGAATTAATAAAATTAGCAAATGAAATGGGATTTTTACATATCCAGTTAGCAACTAACGGTATAAAATTAAAAAATATAAATTATCTCAAAAAACTAAAAGAAGCGGGGTTATCTACAATATATTTACAGTTTGATGGATTGTCAGAGAGACCGTATTTAATTGCGAGGGGGAAAAATCTACTTCCAATAAAACAAAAAGTTATTGAAAATTGTAAGAAAGTAGGGTTTGATAGTGTTGTTTTGGTTCCTACTCTTGTTAGAGGAGTTAATGATGGAGAGGTTGGAGACATTATAAGATACGCTGCTGAGAATGTAAATGTTATTAGAGGAATAAACTTCCAACCTGTTTCTTTTACTGGAAGAGTCGATGAAAAAACGCTTTTAGAAGGTAGAATAACAATTCCTGACTTTATAAAGTTAGTTGAAGAGCAGACAGGTGGGGATATTTCAGAAGAAGATTTTTATCCAGTTCCTTCCGTTGCTCCGATCTCTGTTCTTGTAGAAAAATTAACTGGAGAGAAAAAACCAACGTTAAGTGCTCATCAACACTGCGGAACATCAACTTATGTTTTTGTTGATGAAGATGGAAAATTAATTCCATTAACAAGATTTATTGATGTTGAGGGATTTTTAGAGTTGATAAAAGAAAAAATAGAGGAACTCGGAAGATCAAAAATGCATGATGTTAGAGTTTTAGGAGAAATTGCGATAAAATTACCTTCATTAATTGACTTAAATAAAGCTCCAAAGTCAGTGAATATTAAAAAAATCATTGATCTGATATTAAGTGTTTTAAAGAGCGATTACGATGCACTTGCAGAACTTCATTACCATATGTTGATGATAAGTTGCATGCACTTTATGGATCCTTACAACTTTGATGTCAGGAGAGTTCAAAGGTGTTGTATTCACTATGCAACGCCTGACAATAGGATAATTCCATTCTGCTCTTATAACACACTTCACAGGCAGGAGGTTGAAGATAAGTTTTCGATTCCTTTAGAGGAATGGAAAAAAATACACAGGATAGGAGGAGATGATGATAGAGACGATTATTAA